The Populus nigra chromosome 14, ddPopNigr1.1, whole genome shotgun sequence genome has a segment encoding these proteins:
- the LOC133672366 gene encoding prohibitin-1, mitochondrial produces MNFKNVKVPNLPGGGAIGTLIKLGVIGGLGLYGAANSLYNVDGGHRAIMFNRIVGVKDKVYPEGTHFMIPWFERPVIYDVRARPHLVESTSGSRDLQMVKIGLRVLTRPVADQLPEIYRTLGENYNERVLPSIIHETLKAVVAQYNASQLITQREAVSREIRKILTERAVNFNIALDDVSITSLTFGKEFTAAIEAKQVAAQEAERAKFIVEKAEQDKKSAVIRAEGEATSAQLIGQAIANNPAFITLRKIEAAREIAHTISNSANKVFLDSGDLLLNLQKMELETTGKK; encoded by the exons ATGAATTTCAAGAATGTGAAAGTACCCAATTTGCCGGGTGGTGGTGCCATTGGAACTCTGATTAAGCTTGGAGTTATTGGTGGGCTTGGTTTGTATGGAGCTGCCAACAGTCTTTACAACGTTGATGGTGGACATAGAGCAATCATGTTCAACCGTATAGTTGGTGTCAAAGACAAG GTTTATCCTGAGGGGACACACTTTATGATTCCATGGTTTGAAAGGCCCGTCATTTATGATGTTCGTGCACGACCCCATCTGGTAGAGAGTACTTCAGGGAGCCGTGATCTCCAAATG GTCAAGATTGGGCTTCGAGTTCTTACTCGTCCTGTGGCAGACCAGCTACCTGAAATTTATAGAACCCTTGGTGAGAATTATAATGAAAGAGTTTTGCCTTCTATCATTCATGAAACACTGAAAGCTGTGGTTGCACAATACAATGCCAGTCAGCTCATCACTCAGAGAGAG gcTGTTAGTAGAGAAATAAGGAAGATTTTGACAGAAAGAGCGGTCAATTTTAACATTGCACTCGATGACGTGTCCATTACAAGCTTGACATTTGGGAAAGAATTTACCGCTGCCATCGAAGCCAAACAAGTGGCCGCACAAGAAGCTGAAAGAGCTAAATTTATTGTGGAAAAAGCTGAACAAGACAAGAAAAGTGCTGTTATCAGAGCTGAG GGAGAGGCCACCAGTGCTCAGCTCATTGGTCAAGCTATTGCCAACAATCCTGCATTTATCACTCTAAGGAAGATTGAAGCCGCAAGAGAAATTGCACATACCATCTCAAATTCAGCCAACAAGGTTTTCCTTGATTCCGGTGATTTGCTGTTGAACCTTCAGAAGATGGAGTTAGAGACCACTGGGAAGAAATAG